In Labrys monachus, the genomic stretch GAAAGAAGCCGATGCCCCGATCGATCTGCCCCTCGCCCTCGATGAGGGTGACCCTGGACTTCGACAGCTGTTCCCGGATGCCCCAGGGCACGAGCAGGTCGTCGGGATGCGGCGCGCCGACATAGTCCCATTCCCGCCGGCTGACCAGGAATTCGGCATGCGCGAACAGGTCGACATTGTGGGCGTGGTCGAAATGCAGATGCGAGAGGAAGACGAGGGGGATGTCGGCAGGCTTGAGGCCGCGGGCGTCGAGAGCCTTCAGGAGGCCGAGCCTCGATATGTAGCCGCCGGTGTCGAACAGGATCGGGCCGCTCGGCCCCTGGATCAGGGTGACGTTCGACATGCCCAGGAAGTCGTCCTTGAGCCGCAGATTGTTGCCGCGGACGAGAAGTTCGTAGTCTGGCTTCATCGGCTCTGCTCCGCTTCGGCGTGGTCGGGCCGGACGCCGGCCGGGTGCCCGAAGGCGGCCGCCCCGTG encodes the following:
- a CDS encoding MBL fold metallo-hydrolase; this translates as MKPDYELLVRGNNLRLKDDFLGMSNVTLIQGPSGPILFDTGGYISRLGLLKALDARGLKPADIPLVFLSHLHFDHAHNVDLFAHAEFLVSRREWDYVGAPHPDDLLVPWGIREQLSKSRVTLIEGEGQIDRGIGFFPAPGHTPGCFAIELDTERGTTVIAGDAIKYAKEAILRRCDMAFDEIEVGTATIRNILDRADRIMPGHFPELVRLPDGNFVWDEAAPFELMVR